Proteins encoded together in one Zonotrichia leucophrys gambelii isolate GWCS_2022_RI chromosome 1, RI_Zleu_2.0, whole genome shotgun sequence window:
- the LOC135442279 gene encoding uncharacterized protein LOC135442279 produces MRRLTRHIPCRLSPSALQPQHSHFSPSSLSRIPSRKLVAASRCKSPRQRCSSPPRTPPASILSSFYNHGPTQHSQGGSQVLPRPKSFQVFRELTEISSSLLGTVQFPRCSSATGAASVWDRWGGTGTPVPLPAENGAHPIKPQLERGAGFTPRTAIAASRECRHRPVPHSSGSGSGAAAHAALWVPPRPRGPCAPLSPPAAPEGTVPCPSQGIVPILAQGRGGESDPAFCRAGTGLGTEPQPGRLVPGQQLSLAIPAAPGAKTAWGIASDHSHQVSDGSP; encoded by the exons ATGAGGAGACTCACCAGACACATTCCCTGCAGACTCTCCCCCTCAGCACTCCAGCCGCAGCATTCGCATTTCTCACCGAGTTCTCTTTCCAGGATTCCCAGCAGGAAACTGGTGGCCGCTTCCAGATGCAAATCCCCAAGGCAGcgctgctcctctcccccccGAACCCCCCCTGCCTccatcctttcctccttttataACCACGGTCCCACCCAGCATTCACAGGGAGGCTCCCAGGTGCTTCCGAGACCCAAATCATTCCAGGTGTTTCGGGAATTAACAGAAATAAGCTCGTCCCTTTTGGG GACTGTTCAGTTTCCCCGCTGTTCCTcggccacaggagcagcttctgTCTGGGACCggtggggtggcacagggacccccgtCCCGCTGCCTGCTGAGAACGGAGCCCATCCCATCAAACCGCAGCTGGAGCGCGGCGCGGGTTTCACTCCACGGACCGCGATCGCAGCGAGCCGCGAGTGCCGGCACAGACCCGTCCCGCACAGCAGCGGCTCCGGCAGCGGCGCCGCAGCACACGCGGCCCTGTGGGTGCCACCCCGCCCGCGTGGCCCCTGCGCGCCCCTGTCCCCTCCGGCCGCACCCGAGGGCACCGTGCCCTGCCCGAGCCAGGGGATTGTCCCGATCCTGGCACAGGGACGGGGCGGAGAGAGCGACCCCGCGTTCTGCAGGGCGGGCACGGGGCTGGGCACGGAACCGCAGCCCGGCCGCCTTGTCCCGGGACAGCAGCTGTCCTtggccattcctgctgctcccgggGCTAAAACCGCCTGGGGAATTGCTTCTGATCACAGCCATCAGGTGTCTGACGGGAGTCCCTGA